The sequence TGAACGGTGAAAAATGTTGAGATAGACCTGATGCATCTCCGCATAGTAGCTATCCAAATCGGCTTCATCGGCGTGGAAACTATAGGCGTCTTTCATCGCAAATTCACGGACACGAATCAACCCAGCGCGTGGACGCGGTTCATCCCGAAACTTCAGCTTAATTTGGTAGAGCATCAGCGGCAACTGTCGATAGGAATTGGTCTGATTCCTGACTAAGTCGGTGACCGCCTCTTCATGCGTCATAGCAAGCACTAGTCTGCGACCAAATCGATCTTCAAAGCCAGCTAATTCCTTGCCGACAAGCATCTCCCAGCGTCCCGTTTCTTGCCATAACCCCGCAGGTTGGACAAGAGGCATGTCAATCTCTTGTCCCCCGATAGCGTCCATTTCGTCGCGGATGATATTTTCGATCTTGCGTAAGGCACGTTGCGCGAGCGGCAGGTAGCTATACATGCCCACTACGAGTCGGCGAATCATACCAGCCTGTAGAAGCAGTTGATGGCTAGGGATTTCCGCCTCTGATGGAGATTCTCTGAGTGTGCGTCCGAATAGTTGAGATCTTCTCATCGTCTGATACTCTTATAGTGTGCAATACGCCCCGTGATAGTGTAATTTGCACAAGGGTTACGGCATACAGAGTATGCCTATTACTATAACTTAATTGGCGACCGATTCCGCTATCATATCCCCTATTTGTGTCGTTGTGAATCCCATCCGTCCAGCAGCAAGGTCCTTGATTTGTCCACTGGCAAGCAAGCTACTAACAGCGCCATCGACCAAGTCTGCGCCTTCTGTTTCACCAAGATGCTCGAGCATCATACCAGCGGCACTAATCGCAGCAATCGGGTTGATCTGGTTCTTCCCTGTGTACCGTGGTGCAGACCCGTGAATCGGTTCAAACATCGCAACGCTCTCAGGATTCAAGTTGCCCGATGCGGCAACGCCCATGCCCCCTTGGATCATCGCGCCAAGGTCTGTGATAATGTCACCGAACATGTTGCAGGTAACAATAACATCAAACCATTCAGGATTTTTGACCATCCACATCGTTGTTGCATCAACGAAGGCGTAGTCCGTCGCGATGTCCATATATTCGGCACTTACCTCATCGAATACACGCCGCCAGAGATCATGCGCATACGTCAGCACATTCGCCTTATCGCACAGGGTCAGCTGCTTCGCCCTGTTCCGCTTGCGGGTCAATTCAAAGGCGTAGCGCACGCAGCGCTCTACTCCCTTGCGGGTATTAATCATCTCTTGGATGGCGACTTCATCAGTTGTTCCATGCTTCAAAAATCCGCCAATACCAGCGTATAAACCTTCCGTGTTCTCCCGAACGATGATAAAATCGATCTCTTCAGGTCCTTTGTCTTTGATGGGTGTCCAAACACCAGGGTAGAGCTTGACGGGGCGAAGGTTGATATAGAGATCCAATTCAAAGCGGGTTCGCAATAGAATCCCTTTTTCCAAGATACCCGGTGTTACATCGGGGTGACCGATGGCCCCCAAAAAGATTGCATCCGTTTGCCGAAACTCATCAAGTGCGCTGTTTGGCAGGATCTCTCCAGTTTCGAGGTAGCGATCGCCGCCGAAGTCATATGCGACAGTCTCGTATTTGAAGCCTGTTTTGTCCGCAGCTGCCCCGAAGACCTTCATCGCTTCATTTGTTACCTCGGGGCCAATCCCATCGCCAGGGATGAGAGCAATTTTATACATCGAATTCCTCCAGAAAATGTAGTTGAACTAAAAGTTGCTTTGAATTTTTCGATTGAGACTATCACTAGTAAT comes from Candidatus Poribacteria bacterium and encodes:
- a CDS encoding 3-isopropylmalate dehydrogenase, which codes for MYKIALIPGDGIGPEVTNEAMKVFGAAADKTGFKYETVAYDFGGDRYLETGEILPNSALDEFRQTDAIFLGAIGHPDVTPGILEKGILLRTRFELDLYINLRPVKLYPGVWTPIKDKGPEEIDFIIVRENTEGLYAGIGGFLKHGTTDEVAIQEMINTRKGVERCVRYAFELTRKRNRAKQLTLCDKANVLTYAHDLWRRVFDEVSAEYMDIATDYAFVDATTMWMVKNPEWFDVIVTCNMFGDIITDLGAMIQGGMGVAASGNLNPESVAMFEPIHGSAPRYTGKNQINPIAAISAAGMMLEHLGETEGADLVDGAVSSLLASGQIKDLAAGRMGFTTTQIGDMIAESVAN